The following are encoded together in the Coregonus clupeaformis isolate EN_2021a chromosome 24, ASM2061545v1, whole genome shotgun sequence genome:
- the LOC121537874 gene encoding histone lysine demethylase PHF8-like → MASVPVYCLCRLPYDVTRFMIECDICQDWFHGSCVGVEEDKAAEIDLYHCPNCQVTHGPSVMRKRRGGTKQADAGATGGRDTSGRPVKTGSPQFVRELRSRTFPSADEVLLKPLGAQLTVEFLEERSFSVPVMVLRRDGLGMNLPPGNFGVNDVEHYIGPDRVIDVIDVPRQADLKMCLGDFVEYYNSPNRDGVLNVISLEFSETRLSNLVETPKIVRKLSWVENLWPEESVFERPNVQKYCLMGVKDSYTDFHIDFGGTSVWYHVLRGEKIFYLISPTPANLALFERWSSSSNQNEMFFGDQVDMCYKCSVKQGNTLFIPTGWIHAVLTPVDCVAFGGNFLHSLNIDMQLRAYEIEKRLSTADLFRFPNFETVCWYVGKHLLDTFRGLRENRRHPATYLVHGAKALNNAFRTWTRKESLTDHEVEIPETIETQRLVKDLAKEIRLVEDIFQQGRPAAPFTSTQGFPTPLPKASPLAISRSPGRPPGTKRGPKPKDVSPSPKKKGQKGLMKEAGELDLLEIHTKHTLKKFQSGNKKKKKKLELPLEEFAGRMSKSKLKLVLTNGKIQGKKGGRSGSSNSAGRATHFQHHAVGGSTMSDFESEDELQIDETPPPRRKAGGSSKKKLSGLPRKLPRAKPCSDPHRIREPGEVDFDIEEDYTTDEEESLTVHGVKGGAGGILDLLKASKQVAGLDSALSEEAPASPSTQEAIQGMLSMANPPSSSSSSSSSSSSSPLSVSGGLSEGLGLVKEKGGRAVWVTGANKSRAGGGSSSKEKKTFQRPGKRPVKRPARHLSDEESTDEQETLGTCFKDAEYVYPSLESDEEDQVKMKRKRNWGDTPWSPKARVTPTLPKQERPVRDGARVASVETGLAAAAAKLAKQEIQKPTKRKYTKKPRPIAPPQPPPQAEPSPPSPPPAPEPPTPDFSPERRMECYSASLLDHEYTAGPGPFGPGGPRGSAAMAPGVFLTSRRPSLSPQNSSTYSLSAASPAGLASPGSAGAGGGKRPKKGLATAKQRLGKILKIHRNGKLLL, encoded by the exons ATGGCATCTGTTCCAGTGTACTGCTTGTGTCGCCTGCCCTATGATGTCACACGCTTTATGATCGAGTGTGACATCTGTCAAGACTGGTTCCATGGAAG ttGTGTTGGAGTGGAGGAAGACAAAGCAGCAGAGATTGACCTGTACCACTGTCCCAACTGTCAGGTCACCCATGGGCCCTCTGTCA TGAGGAAGCGGCGTGGAGGAACCAAGCAGGCTGATGCTGGAGCCACTGGAGGAAGAGACACTTCTGGTCGACCGGTAAAGACCGGCAGTCCACAGTTTGTCAGAGAGCTACGAAGCCGCACCTTCCCAAG TGCTGACGAGGTGCTGTTGAAGCCGTTGGGGGCCCAGCTGACTGTGGAGTTCCTGGAAGAGCGCTCCTTCAGTGTTCCTGTGATGGTCCTCAGGAGGGACGGCTTGGGCATGAACCTGCCCCCGGGGAACTTCGGAGTCAATGACGTAGAGCACTACATTG GTCCGGACAGGGTGATTGATGTGATTGACGTGCCTCGCCAAGCTGACCTGAAGATGTGTCTAGGGGACTTTGTAGAGTACTACAACAGCCCCAACAGAGACGGAGTCCTCAACGTCATCAGCCTAGAGTTCTCTGAGACCAG GCTGTCCAATCTGGTGGAGACTCCAAAGATAGTGAGGAAGCTGTCATGGGTGGAGAACCTGTGGCCTGAAGAGTCAGTGTTTGAGCGGCCCAACGTCCAGAAGTACTGCCTCATGGGGGTCAAGGACAGCTACACAGACTTCCACATCGACTTCGGAGGCACCTCTGTCTGGTACCATGTACTACGG GGTGAGAAGATCTTCTACCTGATCTCCCCCACGCCGGCCAACCTGGCCCTGTTTGAGCGCTGGAGCTCCTCGTCCAATCAGAACGAGATGTTTTTCGGGGACCAGGTGGACATGTGCTACAAGTGCTCCGTCAAACAGGGGAACACGCTTTTCATCCCAACAG gaTGGATCCACGCTGTGCTGACTCCTGTGGACTGTGTGGCCTTCGGAGGGAATTTCCTACACAGCCTCAACATTGACATGCAGCTCCG AGCATATGAAATAGAGAAGAGGTTGAGTACAGCCGACCTGTTCCGGTTTCCAAACTTTGAGACGGTGTGTTGGTATGTTGGCAAGCACCTGCTCGACACATTCAGAG GTCTGCGAGAGAACCGCAGACACCCTGCTACCTACCTGGTCCATGGAGCCAAGGCCCTCAACAATGCTTTCCGCACCTGGACACGCAAAGAG TCGCTGACTGACCACGAGGTGGAGATTCCAGAGACCATAGAGACTCAGCGTCTAGTGAAGGACCTGGCCAAGGAGATACGACTGGTTGAG GACATCTTCCAGCAAGGCCGTCCTGCAGCTCCTTTCACCTCTACACAGGGattccccacccccctccccaaagCCTCCCCTCTAGCCATCTCCCGGAGTCCAGGCCGCCCCCCGGGGACGAAGAGAGGCCCCAAACCCAAGGATGTGTCCCCCAGTCCCAAGAAGAAGGGTCAAAAGGGCTTAATGAAAGAGGCAGGCGAGTTGGACCTCCTGGAGAtccacaccaaacacacactgaAGAAATTCCAATCTGGTaacaagaagaaaaagaagaag TTAGAGCTGCCTCTGGAGGAGTTTGCAGGGAGAATGAGCAAGAGCAAACTGAAACTGGTGCTGACCAATGGCAAAATACAGGG GAAGAAGGGTGGTCGTTCAGGCAGCAGTAACAGTGCAGGCCGTGCCACTCACTTCCAGCACCATGCTGTGGGAGGGTCTACCATGTCAGATTTCGAGTCTGAGGACGAACTGCAGATTGATGAAACTCCCCCTCCACGACGCAAGGCTGGAGGATCTAGCAAGAAGAAACTCAGTG GTCTCCCCCGGAAGCTACCAAGGGCCAAGCCTTGCTCTGACCCCCATCGCATCAGGGAACCCGGAGAGGTGGACTTCGACATTGAAGAGGACTACACCACCGATGAGGAGGAATCCTTGACTGTCCATGGAGTGAAGGGTGGAGCCGGGGGCATCCTGGACCTGCTGAAGGCCAGCAAACAGGTGGCAGGGCTGGACTCCGCTCTCAG tGAGGAAGCCCCAGCCTCTCCCAGCACACAAGAAGCTATTCAGGGCATGCTCTCCATGGccaaccctccctcctcttcctcctcctcctcttcctcctcctcttcctcccctctctctgtctctggaggGCTGTCTGAGGGACTGGGATTAGTCAAAGAGAAAGGAGGACGAGCCGTGTGGGTGACAGGAGCCAATAAgagcagagcaggagggggaaGCTCCTCTAAAGAGAAGAAAACGTTCCAGCGTCCTGGGAAACGGCCTGTCAAGCGGCCGGCCCGTCACCTTAGTGATGAGGAGAGCACAGACGAGCAGGAGACTCTTGGTACCTGTTTTAAAGACGCAGAGTATG tctaTCCGTCCTTAGAGTCTGATGAGGAGGACCAGGTCAAGATGAAGAGAAAGAGGAACTGGGGCGACACTCCTTGGAGCCCCAAAG CCCGGGTGACCCCCACCCTGCCCAAACAGGAGCGCCCAGTGAGGGATGGGGCTAGAGTGGCATCTGTAGAGACTGGCCTTGCTGCAGCTGCTGCCAAACTGGCAAAACAG GAGATCCAGAAACCCACCAAGAGGAAGTACACCAAAAAGCCCCGCCCCATTGCCCCACCACAGCCCCCTCCTCAGGCCGAGCcgtcccctccctccccacctccaGCCCCGGAGCCTCCCACCCCTGACTTCAGCCCTGAGCGGAGGATGGAGTGCTACTCTGCCAGTCTACTGGACCATGAGTACACGGCGGGCCCTGGCCCGTTCGGCCCCGGAGGCCCCAGAGGGAGTGCTGCTATGGCTCCTGGGGTGTTCCTCACCTCCAGGcgaccctccctctccccccagaaCAGCAGCACTTACTCCCTCTCAGCAGCCTCCCCTGCTGGGCTAGCCAGCCCCGGCAGCGCTGGAGCTGGTGGAG GGAAACGTCCAAAGAAAGGACTTGCAACAGCAAAACAGAGACTAGGAAAGATTCTGAAAATACACCGCAATGGGAAGCTTCTCCTGTGA